One region of Demequina sp. TMPB413 genomic DNA includes:
- the argH gene encoding argininosuccinate lyase — protein MAKAEGTNEGALWGGRFSGGPSEALAKLSVSTHFDWRYADDDLAASIAHAHALQRAGLLSDAETSSMVEALTKLRTDVAAGKVEPSPADEDVHGALERLLIDRVGADLGGKLRAGRSRNDQIATLPRMYLRRHARTIASQVLDVVEALLEQADRHLDDPMPGRTHMQHAQPVTLGHHLMAHAWPLLRDVERLTDWDSRAAWSPYGAGALAGSTLGLDPVAVAAELGFAGPTENSIDATAARDVIAEFSWVAAMIGVDLSRLSEEIILWATVEFGFASLDDAYSTGSSIMPQKKNPDIAELARGKAGRLIGDLTGLLTTLKGLPLAYNRDIQEVHEPALDAVDTLETVLPAFSGMVRTLVFHPERMAALAPAGFSLATDVAEWLVKQGVPFREAHEVAGACVRLCEKRGKELHEMTLDEMTGIHEALNEGVLEVLTVEGSLAARDGAGGTAPKQVVEQGKAARARVRHFRPWASA, from the coding sequence ATGGCAAAGGCTGAAGGCACCAACGAGGGCGCTCTATGGGGCGGGCGATTCAGTGGGGGACCCTCAGAGGCCCTCGCCAAGTTGAGCGTGTCCACACACTTTGACTGGCGGTACGCGGACGACGACCTGGCCGCCTCGATCGCCCACGCTCACGCTCTGCAGCGAGCGGGATTGCTGAGCGATGCGGAGACCTCTTCCATGGTCGAAGCGCTCACCAAGCTGCGTACCGACGTGGCCGCCGGGAAGGTCGAGCCGTCGCCTGCCGACGAGGACGTCCACGGTGCGCTCGAGCGGCTGCTGATCGACCGCGTCGGCGCCGATCTGGGCGGCAAGCTGCGGGCTGGCCGCTCGCGTAACGACCAGATCGCGACCCTGCCGCGGATGTACTTGCGCCGGCACGCCCGCACGATCGCCTCTCAGGTGCTGGACGTGGTGGAGGCCCTGTTGGAGCAGGCCGACCGTCATCTTGACGACCCGATGCCCGGCCGCACCCACATGCAGCACGCTCAGCCGGTCACCCTTGGCCACCACCTGATGGCTCACGCCTGGCCGCTGCTGCGCGACGTCGAGCGGCTGACCGACTGGGATTCGCGGGCGGCATGGTCGCCCTATGGAGCCGGCGCGCTCGCGGGCTCCACGCTCGGGCTCGATCCCGTAGCCGTCGCGGCGGAGTTGGGCTTTGCCGGGCCCACCGAGAACTCCATCGATGCCACCGCGGCTCGCGACGTGATCGCCGAGTTCTCCTGGGTGGCGGCCATGATTGGCGTCGACCTGTCGCGGCTGTCGGAAGAGATCATCCTGTGGGCCACCGTTGAGTTCGGTTTCGCCTCGCTTGACGACGCGTACTCGACAGGGTCGTCGATCATGCCGCAGAAAAAGAACCCCGACATCGCGGAACTGGCGCGAGGCAAGGCCGGCCGGCTCATCGGCGACCTCACAGGCCTCCTCACCACGCTCAAGGGGCTGCCGCTCGCCTACAACAGGGACATTCAAGAGGTGCACGAGCCTGCGCTCGACGCCGTCGACACCTTGGAGACCGTGCTGCCTGCGTTCAGCGGGATGGTCCGCACGCTCGTGTTCCACCCGGAGCGCATGGCGGCCCTGGCCCCTGCCGGATTCTCGCTGGCTACTGACGTGGCGGAGTGGCTCGTCAAGCAGGGAGTGCCGTTCCGAGAGGCCCATGAGGTGGCAGGCGCGTGCGTGCGGCTGTGCGAGAAGCGCGGCAAGGAACTGCACGAGATGACCCTGGACGAGATGACTGGCATCCACGAGGCGCTCAACGAGGGCGTGCTCGAGGTGCTCACCGTCGAGGGTTCGCTGGCCGCGCGCGACGGCGCTGGGGGCACGGCCCCCAAGCAGGTGGTGGAGCAGGGCAAGGCCGCGCGTGCTCGGGTGCGTCACTTCCGCCCGTGGGCGTCCGCTTAG
- the argJ gene encoding bifunctional glutamate N-acetyltransferase/amino-acid acetyltransferase ArgJ codes for MSVTHPQGFLAAGVAAGLKSTGASDVALVVNEGPSFVAAGVFTTNRVFAAPVAWCRQVVTDARVDAVILNSGGANAATGPEGFADTHATAERVSDALQAAGKDVSAGDVAVCSTGLIGVRLPMDKLLAGVDDAVGQLAADGGDAASHAILTTDSVAKTVVVDKDGWSIGAMAKGAGMLAPGMATMLCVITTDADVDAAQADAALREAVRTTLNRLDADGCMSTNDTVLLMASGASGVKPDLAAFQEALTGACHDLAQQLLTDAEGAEHDIAITVVRATTEDAAEAIGRAVARSNLFKAAIFGRDPNWGRIISAAGTVPEDVAPFDASLIDVHINGVQVCKAAGVGEPREGVDLSGREVDIVIDLHAGDATATIWTNDLTHDYVHENSAYSS; via the coding sequence GTGAGCGTCACACACCCGCAAGGATTCCTCGCCGCTGGGGTAGCGGCAGGACTCAAGTCGACGGGCGCATCTGACGTCGCTCTCGTGGTCAACGAGGGCCCGTCCTTTGTGGCGGCAGGGGTCTTCACCACGAACAGGGTGTTCGCGGCGCCGGTGGCATGGTGCCGTCAGGTGGTCACCGACGCCCGCGTCGATGCGGTCATCCTCAATTCCGGCGGAGCGAACGCCGCGACGGGCCCCGAGGGCTTCGCGGACACGCACGCCACCGCCGAACGCGTCTCCGACGCACTCCAGGCGGCGGGCAAGGACGTTTCTGCAGGAGACGTTGCCGTGTGTTCGACGGGGCTGATCGGTGTGCGATTGCCGATGGACAAGTTGCTTGCCGGGGTTGACGACGCTGTGGGGCAGTTGGCGGCCGACGGTGGCGATGCGGCCTCCCACGCCATCCTGACCACCGACTCGGTGGCCAAGACCGTTGTCGTTGACAAAGACGGTTGGTCCATCGGCGCGATGGCCAAGGGTGCTGGCATGCTCGCCCCTGGAATGGCGACGATGCTGTGCGTCATCACCACGGATGCCGACGTCGACGCTGCCCAGGCGGACGCTGCGCTCAGGGAGGCAGTGCGCACCACGCTTAACCGGCTCGACGCAGACGGCTGCATGTCGACCAACGACACCGTGCTGCTGATGGCCTCCGGCGCGTCGGGAGTCAAGCCTGACCTTGCCGCGTTCCAGGAGGCGCTGACGGGCGCATGCCACGACTTGGCGCAGCAACTGCTGACCGACGCGGAGGGGGCCGAGCACGACATCGCGATCACCGTCGTGCGTGCCACCACCGAGGATGCAGCAGAGGCCATTGGCCGCGCTGTGGCACGCTCCAACCTCTTCAAAGCGGCAATATTCGGCCGCGACCCTAACTGGGGCCGCATCATTTCCGCAGCGGGCACGGTGCCGGAGGACGTCGCTCCTTTCGATGCGAGCCTCATCGATGTCCACATCAACGGCGTCCAGGTCTGCAAGGCCGCGGGCGTGGGCGAACCACGCGAGGGCGTCGACCTGAGCGGCCGCGAGGTAGACATCGTCATCGACCTGCACGCGGGAGATGCCACCGCGACCATCTGGACCAACGACCTGACCCACGACTACGTCCACGAGAACAGCGCGTATAGCTCATGA
- a CDS encoding YbaK/EbsC family protein, translating to MKPESHPKVQQVQAALHAGGVDVTVREIDKATPTALAAAEYLGCEVGAIANSLVFLADGSPILVLTSGAHRVDTAALAGRIGADAITRATPDDVRAATGQVIGGVAPVGHPSPVRTYLDVALKAYDEVWAAAGIPASLFPISYADLLRVTGATEVEVD from the coding sequence ATGAAGCCGGAGTCGCATCCCAAGGTCCAGCAGGTTCAAGCTGCGCTCCATGCCGGCGGCGTCGATGTCACGGTGCGCGAGATCGACAAGGCGACGCCCACGGCGCTCGCCGCCGCGGAGTACTTGGGTTGCGAGGTGGGCGCTATCGCGAATTCACTCGTGTTCCTGGCCGACGGTTCGCCGATTCTGGTGCTCACGTCAGGGGCGCACCGGGTCGATACCGCTGCGCTGGCCGGCCGCATTGGCGCCGACGCGATCACCAGGGCGACGCCGGACGACGTGCGGGCGGCGACGGGTCAGGTCATCGGCGGCGTGGCACCGGTGGGACATCCTTCCCCAGTGCGTACCTATCTTGACGTGGCGCTCAAGGCGTACGACGAGGTGTGGGCGGCGGCGGGCATCCCTGCGTCGCTATTTCCCATCTCGTATGCAGACTTGCTTCGGGTGACAGGGGCGACCGAGGTCGAGGTCGACTAG
- a CDS encoding arginine repressor, whose product MSQAIPATKSARQAFIARLIESEEIRSQGDLAIRLESQGITVTQATLSRDLLDIGALKVRGASGHMVYTTQSSLEASGDTGGRLNRLCAELLYSAVGSANIAILRTPSGGAQYFASAIDGHDDPDVVGTVAGDDTVFVISRDVDGGPALAQKFLDRASGTVHDSHPGETLT is encoded by the coding sequence ATGAGCCAAGCGATCCCAGCCACCAAGTCGGCTCGTCAGGCCTTCATCGCGCGGCTCATCGAGTCGGAAGAGATCAGGTCTCAAGGCGACCTCGCCATCAGACTCGAGTCTCAAGGCATCACGGTCACCCAGGCGACGCTGTCTCGCGACTTGCTCGACATCGGCGCGCTCAAGGTGCGTGGCGCCTCTGGTCACATGGTCTACACGACGCAGTCCTCGCTCGAGGCCTCAGGAGACACCGGCGGGCGGCTCAACAGGCTGTGCGCAGAGTTGCTGTATTCGGCGGTTGGCTCGGCCAACATCGCGATCCTGCGAACGCCCTCGGGCGGCGCGCAGTACTTCGCCTCAGCGATCGACGGACATGACGATCCTGACGTCGTCGGCACCGTGGCCGGAGACGACACCGTGTTTGTAATTTCCAGGGACGTCGACGGCGGCCCTGCCCTTGCCCAAAAGTTCCTCGACCGCGCCTCAGGCACGGTGCACGACTCACACCCAGGAGAGACACTCACATGA
- a CDS encoding argininosuccinate synthase — MKERIVLAYSGGLDTSVAIGWIADATGAEVVAVAVDVGQGGEDLEVIRQRALDCGAVEAYVADARDEFAEEYCMPALKANALYHDKYPLVSALSRPVIVKHIVQAAREFGATTMAHGCTGKGNDQVRFEVGIASLAPDLKCIAPVRDLALTRDKAIDYAERNNLPIATTKKNPFSIDQNVWGRAVETGFLEDIWNAPTKDVYEYTDDPAFPPVPDEVIISFEKGIPVAIDGQKVTPLQAIQEMNRRAGAHGVGRLDIVEDRLVGIKSREVYEAPGAIALIEAHREMENVTLEREQARYKRVIQQEWTDLVYDGMWSSPLKKSLDAFIEDTQQYVTGDIRIVLHGGKVTVTGRRSDVGLYDFNLATYDEGDTFDQSAARGFIEIYGLAAKQAAARAARVANS, encoded by the coding sequence ATGAAAGAACGCATCGTCCTTGCCTACTCCGGCGGACTCGACACTTCCGTCGCCATTGGTTGGATCGCCGACGCGACCGGCGCGGAGGTCGTGGCCGTCGCCGTCGACGTGGGCCAGGGTGGGGAAGACCTCGAGGTGATCCGCCAGCGCGCGCTCGATTGTGGCGCCGTGGAGGCCTACGTGGCAGACGCTCGCGACGAGTTCGCCGAGGAGTACTGCATGCCGGCACTCAAGGCGAACGCGCTGTACCACGACAAGTACCCGCTTGTCTCGGCGCTCAGCCGCCCGGTCATCGTGAAGCACATCGTGCAGGCGGCCAGGGAGTTTGGTGCCACGACGATGGCTCACGGCTGCACGGGCAAGGGCAATGACCAGGTGCGCTTCGAGGTGGGCATCGCCTCGCTCGCACCCGACCTCAAGTGCATTGCACCGGTGCGCGACCTCGCACTCACTCGCGACAAGGCGATCGACTACGCGGAGCGCAACAACCTGCCCATCGCGACCACGAAGAAGAACCCCTTCTCGATCGACCAGAACGTGTGGGGCCGCGCGGTGGAGACGGGCTTCCTCGAGGACATCTGGAACGCACCCACCAAGGACGTCTACGAGTACACGGACGACCCCGCGTTCCCGCCGGTGCCTGACGAGGTAATCATCTCGTTCGAGAAGGGCATTCCCGTCGCGATCGACGGGCAGAAGGTCACGCCGCTGCAGGCCATTCAGGAGATGAACCGCCGCGCGGGTGCGCACGGCGTTGGCCGCCTCGACATCGTGGAGGACCGCCTCGTTGGCATCAAGAGCCGTGAGGTGTACGAGGCTCCTGGCGCGATCGCGCTGATCGAGGCGCACCGCGAGATGGAGAACGTCACGCTCGAACGCGAGCAGGCCCGCTACAAGCGCGTCATCCAGCAGGAGTGGACCGACCTTGTCTACGACGGCATGTGGTCCTCGCCGCTCAAGAAGTCGCTCGACGCGTTCATCGAGGACACCCAGCAATACGTGACCGGCGACATCCGCATCGTGCTGCACGGCGGCAAGGTGACCGTGACCGGCCGCCGCTCAGACGTCGGCCTGTACGACTTCAACCTCGCGACGTACGACGAGGGCGACACCTTCGATCAGAGCGCGGCGCGTGGCTTCATCGAGATCTACGGACTCGCAGCCAAGCAGGCGGCGGCGCGCGCGGCGAGGGTCGCCAACTCTTAA
- the argC gene encoding N-acetyl-gamma-glutamyl-phosphate reductase, translating to MHMALSVAVAGASGYVGGEVLRVFSAHPDVEFGALTAHSSVGDTIRTHHPHLVPLADRVIAPTTVEALAGHDVVVLALPHGASGEIAAQLPEDTLVLDCGADYRLASAAAWAEYYGGEHAGTWPYGMPELITPAGHQRDALAGSRRIAVPGCNVTAVTLAMQPGIAAGLVDASDIVATLAVGYSGAGKKLATNLLASEGLGAAAPYAVAGTHRHIPEIVQNLQSAGADDVRLSFTPVLVPMSRGILATVSAPLVAGTSADAVRAAWVDAYADEPFMHVLPEGQWPSTAGVIGANTALLQVAVDAKARRVVAICAIDNLVKGTAGAALQSMNIALGLPEETGLNQIGVAP from the coding sequence ATGCATATGGCTCTCTCTGTGGCAGTTGCTGGCGCGTCCGGATACGTGGGGGGAGAGGTGCTGCGCGTGTTTAGTGCACACCCCGATGTCGAGTTCGGCGCGCTCACGGCCCACTCGTCAGTCGGTGACACCATTCGCACTCACCACCCCCACCTGGTTCCGCTAGCCGACCGCGTGATCGCGCCGACCACCGTGGAGGCACTCGCCGGTCACGACGTGGTGGTGCTCGCCCTCCCACACGGCGCATCGGGAGAGATTGCCGCACAGTTGCCTGAAGACACGCTCGTGCTGGACTGCGGCGCCGACTATCGCCTCGCGTCGGCCGCGGCGTGGGCCGAGTACTACGGTGGCGAGCACGCCGGTACCTGGCCGTATGGAATGCCTGAACTCATCACGCCCGCCGGTCACCAACGCGATGCGCTCGCGGGCAGCCGCCGGATTGCCGTCCCCGGCTGCAACGTCACGGCGGTCACGCTCGCCATGCAGCCAGGAATCGCTGCGGGACTCGTTGACGCTTCCGACATTGTCGCGACGCTCGCGGTGGGGTACTCGGGGGCGGGAAAGAAGCTGGCCACGAACCTTCTCGCCTCTGAGGGCCTTGGCGCTGCCGCGCCTTACGCTGTCGCTGGCACGCATCGTCACATCCCAGAGATTGTCCAGAACCTGCAAAGCGCGGGAGCGGACGACGTGCGGCTCAGTTTCACGCCGGTGCTCGTGCCGATGTCGCGCGGGATTCTCGCGACGGTGTCGGCTCCGCTGGTGGCAGGGACAAGCGCCGACGCTGTGCGGGCCGCCTGGGTGGACGCCTACGCCGACGAGCCCTTCATGCACGTCCTGCCCGAGGGTCAGTGGCCCTCTACGGCGGGGGTGATTGGTGCGAACACCGCGCTCCTGCAGGTTGCCGTCGACGCGAAAGCGCGTCGAGTCGTCGCGATCTGCGCGATCGACAACCTCGTGAAGGGAACCGCAGGCGCGGCGCTGCAGTCCATGAACATTGCACTCGGATTGCCGGAAGAAACCGGCCTCAACCAGATTGGAGTGGCTCCGTGA
- the argB gene encoding acetylglutamate kinase, which yields MSELIDTPDLNPQQKVSVLIDAMPWIEEFKGAVVVIKYGGNAMVDETLKRAFAQDIVHLRLLGLKPVVVHGGGPQITDMLGRLGIESEFKGGLRVTTPEAMDVVRMVLTGQVSRELVGLINDHGPLGVGLSGEDAGLLQAKRRHAMVDGKKVDVGQVGDVVKVNPAAIQDIIGAGRIPVVSTVAPDLDDPTTVLNVNADTAAASIAVALRARKLIVLTDVEGLYANWPDRSSLVRRIHATDVEKLLPSLMSGMVPKMEACLRAVRGGVSQAHIIDGREAHSILTEIFTSSGSGTMVRPDDVELWG from the coding sequence ATGAGCGAACTGATAGATACTCCCGACCTCAACCCTCAACAGAAGGTCAGCGTCCTCATCGACGCGATGCCGTGGATTGAGGAGTTCAAGGGCGCCGTCGTCGTCATCAAATACGGCGGCAACGCGATGGTGGACGAGACGCTCAAGCGCGCCTTTGCCCAAGACATCGTGCACTTGCGGCTATTGGGCCTGAAGCCCGTGGTGGTGCACGGAGGCGGCCCGCAGATCACCGACATGCTCGGCAGGCTCGGCATCGAGTCCGAGTTCAAGGGCGGCCTGCGCGTCACCACCCCTGAGGCGATGGACGTGGTGCGCATGGTGCTCACGGGCCAGGTGTCTCGCGAGCTCGTGGGGCTCATCAACGACCACGGCCCGCTCGGCGTTGGCCTTTCAGGCGAGGACGCTGGGCTGCTTCAGGCCAAGCGCCGCCACGCGATGGTCGACGGCAAGAAGGTCGACGTCGGCCAGGTAGGCGACGTGGTCAAGGTCAACCCCGCCGCCATCCAGGACATCATCGGGGCCGGCCGCATCCCCGTGGTGAGCACGGTCGCCCCTGACCTCGACGATCCCACCACGGTGCTCAACGTCAACGCGGACACGGCGGCCGCGTCCATCGCGGTGGCGCTTCGCGCCCGCAAGCTCATCGTGCTGACGGACGTGGAGGGGCTGTACGCCAACTGGCCAGACCGCTCCTCTCTCGTGCGACGCATCCACGCCACTGACGTGGAGAAGCTGCTTCCCAGCCTCATGTCGGGAATGGTGCCCAAGATGGAGGCGTGCCTGCGCGCCGTGCGTGGAGGCGTGAGCCAGGCCCACATCATCGACGGCCGCGAGGCGCACTCGATCCTCACGGAGATCTTCACCTCGTCCGGTTCCGGCACGATGGTCCGGCCGGATGACGTGGAGCTGTGGGGATGA
- a CDS encoding NAD-dependent epimerase/dehydratase family protein: MRILVVGGTGLISSAFADACAARGDDLTLITRGRPGRQPAPPTAKTIHVDATDAPALRAALRGPRLRGERWDAVVQFIAFSPEQVHDDVETFAPVTDRYVLIATAAAYTTFDHFHPLTEDTPLSNRFWDYAQQKIACEQALVADAPAAGLGYTIVRPAHTYGDSKIPAYTGNSRHPWTIVDRMRRGADIIIPGDGTALWTVTHASDVAAGIRGLLSADAAVGRAVHVTSDEALTWTGLYAAIARAAGLTAEQFAAQAVYVPSDAIIAAAPGQLGSIRGDKMHSAVFDTSLVKELVPGWSAAVPFSQGVADAIAAFESHHDWCTVDDDANAMFDRLGTIYRSALRSVTEG, from the coding sequence ATGCGCATTCTTGTGGTTGGCGGTACCGGTCTCATCTCTTCTGCCTTTGCGGACGCGTGCGCCGCCCGAGGGGATGATCTGACCCTCATCACCAGGGGGCGGCCAGGCCGCCAGCCTGCTCCGCCGACGGCGAAGACCATTCACGTGGATGCAACCGACGCCCCTGCGTTGCGCGCGGCCTTGCGCGGGCCGCGGCTTCGCGGCGAACGATGGGACGCGGTCGTCCAGTTCATCGCCTTTTCGCCCGAGCAGGTGCACGACGACGTCGAGACGTTCGCTCCTGTCACCGACCGCTACGTGCTCATTGCGACGGCGGCCGCCTACACCACGTTCGACCACTTCCACCCGCTGACAGAAGACACTCCCCTGAGCAATCGCTTCTGGGACTACGCGCAACAGAAGATCGCTTGCGAGCAGGCGCTCGTCGCCGATGCCCCTGCCGCCGGTCTCGGCTACACGATCGTGCGGCCAGCGCACACCTACGGCGACTCCAAGATCCCTGCCTACACGGGCAACTCTCGGCACCCGTGGACGATCGTCGACCGCATGCGGCGCGGCGCCGACATCATCATTCCGGGCGATGGCACCGCGCTGTGGACCGTGACTCACGCCTCCGATGTCGCCGCCGGCATCAGGGGGCTCTTGTCGGCCGATGCTGCGGTGGGACGAGCGGTCCATGTGACATCAGACGAGGCGCTCACGTGGACGGGCTTGTACGCGGCAATCGCCAGGGCGGCCGGATTGACCGCGGAACAGTTCGCGGCTCAAGCCGTGTACGTGCCTTCCGACGCCATCATCGCGGCCGCTCCCGGCCAGCTGGGTTCGATCAGAGGGGACAAGATGCACAGCGCGGTCTTTGACACCTCGCTCGTCAAGGAGTTGGTCCCCGGCTGGAGCGCCGCAGTGCCGTTCTCGCAGGGAGTCGCCGACGCTATCGCCGCCTTCGAGTCACATCACGATTGGTGCACGGTCGACGACGACGCCAACGCGATGTTCGATCGCCTTGGCACGATCTACCGCTCGGCCCTTCGCTCGGTGACGGAGGGCTAG
- a CDS encoding acetylornithine transaminase — protein sequence MTGPQGAHVLGEQGLDRYQSALMGTFGRPLRVLTKGEGSYVWDADGQRYLDLLGGIAVNALGHADPEWVAAIAAQAGTLTHVSNFFATEPQIALAERLLDICGAPEGSRVFLTNSGTEANEAAFKMSRRTGRTRLLALTGSFHGRSTGALTLTHKEAYRAPFAPLAPGVEFIEPNDIGALVAAMSDDVAAIFIEPIQGEAGVKPLTHEYLAAVRHECDAHGVLLIADEVQTGIGRTGTWLAMQAHGIMPDVVTLAKGLGGGFPVGAVVAYGTTAATLLTAGQHGTTFGGNALASAAALATIDAIESRDLLAHVKVMGEWLKATIGALPGVVEVRGEGLLLGIKLEAEISAAVAAAAIEGGFIINPPSPDTIRLAPSLTLTQAEAEPFVRWLADHLAATGVSPKES from the coding sequence ATGACCGGCCCGCAAGGCGCCCACGTGCTGGGCGAGCAGGGACTCGACCGCTACCAGTCCGCCCTCATGGGCACCTTCGGGCGCCCGCTTCGGGTGCTGACCAAGGGCGAGGGCTCCTACGTCTGGGACGCCGACGGTCAGCGTTACCTCGACTTGCTGGGCGGCATCGCGGTGAACGCCCTCGGTCACGCCGACCCCGAATGGGTCGCCGCCATCGCGGCTCAGGCGGGCACGCTCACCCATGTCTCCAACTTCTTCGCGACCGAACCCCAGATCGCGCTCGCGGAGCGGCTGTTGGACATTTGCGGCGCCCCCGAGGGCTCGCGGGTCTTCCTGACCAACTCCGGCACCGAGGCCAACGAGGCGGCCTTCAAGATGTCGCGCCGCACCGGTCGGACCCGACTGCTCGCGCTGACTGGATCGTTCCACGGGCGCTCGACTGGCGCGCTCACGCTGACCCACAAGGAGGCGTATCGCGCCCCCTTCGCCCCGCTCGCCCCAGGCGTCGAGTTCATCGAACCCAATGACATCGGCGCGCTAGTAGCGGCCATGTCGGACGACGTCGCCGCGATCTTCATCGAGCCCATCCAGGGAGAGGCGGGCGTGAAGCCTCTCACCCACGAGTACCTCGCGGCCGTCCGCCACGAGTGCGACGCCCACGGCGTCCTACTGATCGCGGACGAGGTCCAGACCGGCATCGGCCGCACGGGGACCTGGCTCGCCATGCAGGCCCACGGCATCATGCCCGACGTCGTGACGCTCGCCAAGGGCCTCGGAGGAGGCTTCCCTGTTGGCGCTGTCGTCGCGTACGGCACAACGGCCGCGACGCTGCTCACGGCAGGCCAGCACGGCACGACGTTCGGCGGCAACGCCCTCGCGTCGGCCGCGGCCCTCGCGACCATTGACGCTATCGAGTCCCGCGACCTGCTCGCGCACGTCAAGGTCATGGGGGAGTGGCTCAAGGCCACCATCGGCGCGCTGCCTGGCGTGGTCGAGGTGAGAGGCGAGGGGCTGCTGCTCGGCATCAAGCTCGAGGCGGAGATCTCGGCTGCCGTTGCGGCGGCGGCTATCGAGGGTGGCTTCATCATCAACCCGCCCAGCCCAGACACCATCAGGCTCGCACCATCGCTCACCCTCACGCAGGCCGAGGCCGAGCCCTTCGTTCGATGGCTCGCCGACCACTTGGCCGCCACCGGCGTTTCACCCAAGGAGTCCTGA
- a CDS encoding GNAT family N-acetyltransferase, whose translation MQNLRMRVMNSQDIPAVTVLNSSAYPAVTRLTEEEMTQLFDLCNIRLVATNRDRQITAFLLSLGMDKDYDSENYQWFEKRGVRHQYIDRVVVGSSAKGTGIGRALYESVFEHARQCGANEVTAEVNLRPPNPGSVAFHERLGFRRLAEQDTKGGTITVALLARSVY comes from the coding sequence ATGCAGAACCTCCGCATGCGCGTCATGAACAGTCAGGACATTCCCGCTGTCACTGTTCTCAATAGTTCCGCGTATCCAGCGGTCACCCGCCTCACCGAGGAGGAGATGACGCAGCTGTTCGACCTATGCAACATCCGACTGGTCGCTACGAACAGGGATCGCCAGATCACCGCGTTCCTGCTGAGCCTCGGAATGGACAAGGACTACGACTCCGAGAACTACCAGTGGTTCGAGAAGCGCGGGGTGCGCCACCAGTACATCGATCGCGTGGTGGTGGGTTCCTCTGCGAAGGGCACCGGCATCGGCCGCGCCCTGTATGAGTCGGTGTTCGAGCACGCGCGACAGTGCGGAGCAAACGAAGTGACGGCAGAGGTGAATTTGCGTCCGCCAAACCCAGGGTCGGTCGCCTTCCACGAGCGGCTCGGCTTCCGCAGGCTCGCGGAGCAAGACACCAAGGGCGGCACCATCACGGTCGCACTGCTCGCGCGCTCCGTCTACTAG
- the argF gene encoding ornithine carbamoyltransferase, translating into MVRHFLRDDDLTAAEQREVLELALAFRKNRYLHRPFEGPQAVAVLFDKPSTRTRVSFSAGIAELGGYPLVLDAGSSQMGRGESVADTARVLGRQVSAIVWRTFGQDRVEDMAEFSGVPVVNALTDDFHPCQILADLAAVADARGGVDALAGLTLAYVGDGANNMAHSYLLGGALAGMHVRVGAPEDYMPSEAVVLDAKALAAEHGGSVTVTTDHDDAVRGADIIATDTWISMGDENEFGVRAGQFESYQVNAHSLEIAAPGAQVLHCLPAYRGKEITAEVLDGPQSIVWLEAEYRLHAQKALLTWLAAHSGKDS; encoded by the coding sequence ATGGTGCGTCACTTCTTGCGTGACGACGACCTCACGGCCGCTGAGCAGCGCGAAGTCCTCGAGCTCGCGCTCGCGTTCCGCAAGAACCGTTATCTGCACCGTCCCTTCGAGGGGCCGCAAGCCGTCGCCGTCCTGTTTGACAAGCCCTCGACCCGCACCAGGGTGTCGTTCTCGGCGGGCATCGCCGAACTGGGCGGCTACCCGCTGGTGCTTGACGCTGGCTCTTCGCAAATGGGTCGCGGCGAGTCGGTCGCCGACACTGCACGCGTGCTCGGCCGCCAGGTCAGCGCGATCGTATGGCGCACCTTTGGCCAGGATCGCGTCGAGGACATGGCCGAGTTCTCGGGTGTCCCGGTCGTCAACGCGCTCACCGACGACTTCCACCCGTGCCAGATCCTTGCGGACCTCGCGGCCGTCGCCGACGCACGCGGCGGGGTCGACGCGCTCGCAGGCCTCACGCTGGCCTACGTCGGCGACGGCGCCAACAACATGGCGCACAGTTACCTGCTGGGTGGGGCGCTCGCGGGAATGCACGTGCGCGTGGGCGCTCCAGAGGACTACATGCCCTCGGAGGCGGTGGTACTTGACGCGAAGGCTCTCGCGGCCGAACACGGCGGCTCCGTCACCGTCACGACTGATCATGACGACGCGGTGCGTGGCGCCGACATCATCGCGACCGACACCTGGATCTCCATGGGCGATGAGAACGAGTTCGGCGTGCGCGCCGGTCAGTTCGAGTCCTACCAGGTCAATGCGCACAGCCTCGAGATCGCTGCGCCTGGTGCCCAGGTGCTGCACTGCCTTCCGGCCTACCGCGGCAAGGAGATCACGGCAGAAGTGCTCGATGGTCCGCAGAGCATCGTGTGGCTCGAGGCTGAGTACCGTCTGCACGCCCAGAAGGCACTGCTGACGTGGCTGGCCGCCCATTCGGGCAAGGACTCGTGA